The following nucleotide sequence is from Pseudomonas sessilinigenes.
GAGCCTTGGATCAGGGGAGGGAACAAGCACGGGCGGCGCGGGGGCGCTCGCCCGCGTGAGGGTCATTGCGCCTTGAGGTAGTCGTTGAGGAAGGCCTGGGCATTGCCATAGCTGGACAGGTTGTCGTCATAACCCACCTTCAGCGGCTTGGCCTGGCCCGGCAGGTGCAGCTCGCCATAGCCTTCCTGGAGCACCAGCACCACGAACTTCTGGCCGTCGACCTGGGTGAAATAGCGCGTGTCGCGGGAGGTCTGTTCCACGTTCATCTTCTGGATGCGCATGTTCCAGTCGTGGTCGGCGTCTTCCACCTGCACCAGCGCCTGGTTGGCGCTGCGCTCGCCGATGCGCAGGGTCCAGACCTTCACCCCGTGCGGGCCGTTGTAGGCCACCATCTTGTCCGCCACCTGCGGGCGTTCCTCGGCCTGAGCCATCCCGGCCATCCCGGCCACCAGGGCCAACGCCATGGCCCATGCGGCCGTCCATCGGCTATACAAGTGCATCCTTCACGCTCCTGAGAAATTGAAAAGGGGCAGCTATTGAAGTCGGCGCTGGCCGCGCTGCCAAGCACTATGACCGTCGCGCACACTAAAAATGCCGTCGCTCACAAGTGGCGATGGACAAAGTGTGAGTGGGTTACCATTGGCCACCGCACGCCAGGCAGTCATGGACACGCTTTACCGATGGAATGCTGGAACCCCTATCTCGACACCCAATTTCGCTTCGACCGGCCCGGCGCCCTGGCCCGTGCCGGGGTCTTCGATCCCACTGCCCGCCGAGTGATGGGCAGCGCCATCGGCCACTACCGCGCCCGCACCGTGCGCGCCCATGTGCAGTACTTCGACTGCAACCTGCAATTTCCCGAGCCGCTGCGCATCCACAAGGTGCTGCCCGACAGCCTGTGCATCGTCCAGGTGCTCGACGGCCAGTGGCGGCACCGGGTCGATGGCCAGCTCAACCACTACACCCCCGGTGCGCCCCACGCCCTGGGTCTGAGCGAGACCATGGAAGCGGTGGACCAACTGCCCGCCGGCAGCCACGCCTGCCTCTCCGGGCTGCGTATCGCCGGGCATTACCTGCGCGAACTGGCCGAGGAAGACTCCAGCCTGCAACCCTTGCTCGGCCTGCTGGACGACGGCATGTGCTTCAGCGAATTCCAGCGCTGCCAGGCCCTGGGCAACCTGCTGCGACGGCTATACCAGTCGCCGTACCAGGGCGCCCTGGAGCGCCTGCACCAGGAGAGCCTGAGCCTGGCGGTGCTGGTGGAGCTGGCGGCGCACCTGCAAGGCCAGCGCCCCGGGCCACCACCGACGGTGCGCGGCCGCCTGGACCTGGCCCACGAAGCCCGGCGCCTGCTCGACGCCCAGCTGATCGAGCCGCCCGGCAGCCAGGCCCTGGCCCAGCAACTGGGCGTGGGGGAAACCACCCTGCGCCGGGCCTTCGCCCAGGTCTTCGGCCAGTCGATGCTGCAGTACCTGCGCCAGCAGCGCATGGAACTGGCCCGCACCCTGTTGCGCCAGGGCAAATGGCAAGTGGCGCAGATTGCCTATCGCCTGGGCTATGCCAATCCCGCCAACTTCAACCACGCCTATAAAGCCCACTTCGGCCACCCGCCAGGGGCGGAACGCGGCAAGCCCTAGCCTCTTGAGGATGACGAACCATGAGCAAATTGACTGCGCTGATCGCTGAGGCCAAGGCTGGCCTCTCTGTGCAGCAGAACATCCCCCAGGCCGCCTGGGAGGCCATCGCCCGGCAGTGTGGCGAGGCGGAAATCGTCGAGATCGAGGCGCGCATCGCCACGTTGACCGCCCAGCGCGAAGCGGTGGAGGAGTGGGATGGCGACACCCAGGATGACCTGTATTTCGCCATTGCCAACTTCACCCGCTTGTTGGCACTGGCCGTGGCCCATGGGCGCGGAGAGTGAGGGGGGCGGTTGACCGCGCAACGGATTAGTTCAAGTACAGCGAGGGCGAGGTGTGCTGTGGGGCGAGCAGTGCAGCCCGATTCCGTTCAAGGCCAGCACTGTGCATAACGCCCCGGTGGAGCTGAGCGCAGCACAGGCCCTACAAGACTTGGCCAGCCGCCTTGCCAACTGAGTGAACGCCACACTTTGGCTGACGCACCCCTGGCGCCCGAGCCCACTCAGACAAAGTCCGCAGGCTCGAAGCGCTCGCTGGTATCCATGCGCACAAAGCGCAGGCCCAGCGTTTGCAGATGGGCCTCATACAATCCCTGGGCGCAATAGCTGATCAGCAAGCTGCGGCGGCGCGCGCCGCTGGGGTTCAGGCTGGCCCCATGCACCAGATCGGCATCGAACAACAGAATGTCTCCCGCAGCGCCCGAGAGCTGCACCGCATGGGACTCATCGCTGAAATCAAAGGGCGCCAAAGGCTCCCCCGGGCGGTGACTGCCGGGCACGATGCGCGTCGCGCCATTGGCCGGTCCATAGTCATCGAGATAGACCAGGGCAATGGCCCGATCCCCGAGGCGCTGCTCCGACAGATCCCGATGCAGCACCTGATGACCGCCCCCCGGCAACGGCTCGCGGCCCTCCACCTGAGCCAGAAAAAAACCTTCCCCAATCAACTCGCCGGCCACCGCCAGCACCGCCGGCAACCGACAGACCGCCTGCACCCGCGCATCCAGATCCACCAGCGCATGACGCCAATCGTGGCCCCGAGGCACCGGCCATTGCTGCGGCGCAATCACCCCCGCCTCGAACGTGGCCCGCAGCTCATCCAGCCAGCCAGCGGGTACCGCCTGGCGTAGCAACTGGTAGCCGTTTTGATGGAGTTGTTCGCGGTCGATCATGAGGGGGCAGATGTCCTTATCCGGGCAGGGGCAGAGCATAACGGCTCGCCAATCCATGTGACATAACCCGCTAAGGTTTAGCGGTTGCCGGACCCTGAGCAGAGCGCCTAGCCTGCTGCGGTCGCTGCAAAATCAGCGACCGGGCCTGAGAACCCGATCAGATACAGGCACATTGTTGATCAGGAGTTTCAATCATGTTTGCCGGTCATCTGCCCGATTTATTCTGTCATTCGTTTATCTTCCCAGCGCTCAAGCGCAACCTCCGCCAGCCCATGATCGGAGGTGCCCAATGAACTCAAACAAGCCGATCCAGACCCAAGGTTTTGTCACCTTCGGCAACTGCCCCGAAACCGACCACAGCCTGTTCCGTGTCAACGCCGGAGTGCCTCTGCAACAGGCACTGGAGCAGGCCTCGACATTGCTGTACTACGCCAAGAAACTCGCACTGGATGCCGCCATGGAAGAGCAGGGCGAGCGTTATGCCTGGGCTTCGCATTTTTTGGCGGAGATGGGGAAGGCGGTGATTGATGATGTGTGTTTGGGGTTGGGGAATGGAGAAAGTGAGGGCGTGATTCTGAGTTAATGCCGCATGGTAGGGAGTTGATGGAAACGCCGCTTGTTGGTGGTTGATAAGCGGCGTTTGAGGGGATGAAGGGCTTCTATCGACCCATAGCAGCCGTTGGGCGAGGTCTGCTAATGGCCAAAAGTGGCCAATCGGACATACCCTTGTAGACAGAGCGATTTAATTCGTCATGCCAGTTCACTTTTGATAATTCCATAAAGCTAAGTGTAATTAAAGTTATTCTTAATTAGGCATTGCACGAGATGCCTAAGCGAAAGAGCGATGAGCGGCTATTTACCCTGTAAGTCTCGTAAAAAATAATTTCTTTGGTCAGTGCCTTAACAAAAGTCCGATTAAAACAGAAAATTTCCGTATCGAATATGTGCAATTCCAAAAAAATATAACAGATATAAAAACAAGATCTATAAATAAAGTTCAAGACTGTACGCGTGATCAGAAAATTCTCAGCATATTGATATGCACTAGTCAAAATTAATATTGTTCTATGGGGGCGTATGGATCATCAAATCTCCATAAAATTGATCCCGCACATTTTGATTGAGGAGCCTAGAATAAGCCAAGGCTTCGCACTAATGAATGTGTTTAGAGTACCCTTGGACGGTGATCTTTCTTCTTCGATTGTTATAGGCAAAAAAGCGTTGGATGACGCGACCAACTTTTCTATAGTTGAACCAGTGCCAAAGGTATTAGAGGCCCCACCTGCTGAGTCCCTTGACAACCTCTATAGGATTTCAAAAACAACCGCAATTCCATTGCAAGGGCCATTTTCTCGCAGGAAAATTGATGGCAGCCATCTTTGGATCGATATTGAAAATGGTCGACTCGTAGTTCTTAGTGACTGTCAAGATGAGATGATGTCAAACTTGTGCCAAGGGGCGTCGCCATCCAGCATATCTGACACCTACGGCCTAAACTCCCTTATTGGCTTACTCGCAGTTGCAGGTTTTATTCGTGGCATACGGGGGCATGTAGATAAAACTATCGTTGACGCAAAACGGTTTCTGCGGATTCATCTGACTGAGCGCTGCAACCTCTCGTGCGTACATTGTTACGCAGATTCTGGCCCAAACGTTGAGACAAATGGAGAGCTGCCGCCGCAAAGGTGGATCGAGATACTGTCCGAATTTGCACAACTGGGTGGTGAACGAGTGCTCTTCACTGGGGGTGAGGCCCTCGCATACTCCGGATGTGATCAGCTTTTGCGGCATAGTAAGCAGTTAGGACTCCATGTAACGCTGTTTACTAATGGGATATTGGTTCCAAAGTTTAAAGATGCAATCTGCGAAAGTGTTGATGAAGTACAGGTCAGTATTGATGGCGCAAACCCATCGTCGAACGATCCCATTCGCGGGTCTGGAAGCTTCGATAAAGCGGTGAGAGCGATTGATTTGTTGGCGGAACTGGGAGTGCCTGTGCGAGTTTCTACAGTTGCGATGAAAGACAATTGGGATGACATTCAGCGAAACTACCTTACCCTTGTGGCAAGGTGGGAAAACCTACCAGTTACTTTCAAGATTAATTATGGCGTTATGACGCATGGGCGCGGTGAAGAGCTCAAAGATGAACTCGATATAAATAAGACGCGCCCAATTATTGACTCCATGATGGCGTCAATTTACCCAAATGACGCAGCTCGAATCGTACGTAGCACTTCTGGTTGTGGCTATGCTGAACAGATTGTTGTAGCTCCAAACGGAGAGATACATCCTTGTCACTTGCTTAGCGGCGCAATTGCCAATTTAGGCCAAGACACAATGGGGCAGGTGCTCAACACTCTTAAGAAAGTTCAGACTGAATATAGTGTTGATGAGAGTGTAGGCTGTAAGTCCTGTGATATTCGGCATCTTTGTGGTGGTACATGTCGTGTTGAAAATGCTAAGCGAACGAATAACCTTCGCGTAACCTATTGCGATGCAGAGGAAAAACTCCGCAAATTAGTGGCACTCAAGCGTACCTTTACTTGAAGGGAGAAAGTATCGTGGCAAACAAGCAGAAAGGCCCATCATCCGTTAAAATTGACGGAAGTAAGATGCAGAACAAGGGAGGCGTGGAAGTCCGAGATACCGCCGACGGAATTGAGATAGTAGTAGGCGATGTGGAAGTTGAGAAAATTCGAGACCAAAAACAACAGATGATTCAGGCGATAGGTTGCTACAATAATCCTGGCGGCCCAACTTGCTAGCTTTGAATGGAGGTTTATTGTGGGCGAAAAATTGCTATTATCTAGCCCAATGCAAACCACAATAATATCCAAACTTCTGGGCTGCACAGTCCAGAAGTTTTTAGAAGATATTTGGGCTACCAATCAATGCTTTAATCTAAGTGGTGCAGTAGACTATCTCGAGGTGCTTCCTAGCCTAAGCTCTCTTGATAGTCTTTATTTTTCACTCGAGTCAGCAGGGGCACGACTCGGTGTTGTCGACGGGCATGCCTCGCCTTCATCTGGAACATCATTAGTTCGTTCCGATGGAAGAGTTGCGCTTGATGAGGTGCATGCAGCCTATCGTTCAGGAAAAACTTTACTGTTGACGCACCTGCAGAATAGTCATATCGGAGTTGCACGCCTAGCTCGGTTTATAGAGAGTGAATTGCATGGTGCTGGGATTCTCCTTCGAAAGGAGGTGGGTGCAAACCTTTTTCTCACGCCACCTTTCTCTCGTGGGTTTGAGCCTCACTACGATGGCCACGATGTGCTGATATTACAGCTTGCAGGTAAAAAAATATGGAACACCTTCGACCAACGCCCCAAAATCCGTGCGGGTATGGAAGGCGATCAGGTGCCTCCAGACCAATTGGGGCAGATCCGAAATACTTTTGAGCTCCATCAGGGAGATGTCTTGTATCTTCCCCGTGGCAAACCACACGTCGCATATACAACAAATGAAAATTCACTGCATTTGACACTTAGCATCGTTCCGGCTACGTGGTCGGACTTTTTCGCAGAGGAAATTAAGTCACGTAGCGATATTGATAGTCGACTGACAGAAACCTCACAGCCGCCCATTCTAGGAATTAGCCCCAGCAATGCAAGTGAGCTGAGGCAACGCTTAGGTAGACGTTGGCTCGCTAACTTACACTCGCTCCCCGAGGTGCCTCCATGGACTTTATCAATAAATCATCCAAATATAAGCGTACGACTTGCTAAAAGTGTGATTGCAGAACTTGAGATTTTACCACTTTCCGACACTATTAATGTCAGATTACCAGGCTCTACAATTAGGCTTGGTGCCGACGCTGCCGAGACGGTGAAACGTATTCTCGAGGGACACGTGATCTCGCCTAAAAATATATCGCTCGGAGGTAGAACAGATGACTCAAAAACCCGCTTCCTTCATCAGTTGATTGAAATCGGACTCGCAACACCCGTCTTAGAGTAAAAGACTTTTTCCTCGAATGCTCATTGACGCTACCTTGAGTCATTTGGAGATCGCGCTTGAGTCGGACAATCATTTGTTCATGCGCGTCGCTATTACCGTCTTTGTGTACTGGTCTTGACGAATAGCTGCTAAGGGGCAAAAGCGGGCCGAGTCAAAAGCCCGCTCTTGGCCGATTGCTGCCATTCACTAATGACCGCTGTGAGTCAATAGCGATCACTTAGCACCCAATCGCTTCCGAGCCAAAGCAGCCCTCCATCCCGCACCCAACAGCCAATTAGCTTATGCCCAGCAACTGCTGTCCACGAACGGTCGCTAAAGGTACGGTTCGTGCGCGGTGGCTCAAGAGGCCCATTTTCTTTCCAGCCCGAGCTTCGTGAAGCGTTCGATCAGGAACTCGGTGAAAACCTTTACTTTGGCCGGCTGTAGGCGGCGGCTCTGATACGCGATATTGATCGTCAACGGTGGCAGTTCCCACTCTGACAGCACCGGGATCAGCCGGCCGGCGACGATGTCATCGTGAATGATGTACTGGGGCTGGATCAGGATACCCAACCCGGCTAGCGCCGCCGCCCGTATCACCTGGCCTTCATTGGCGTCGAGCACCGGGGTGATCCCGACTGCACAGGCTTGCTGGCGGCCTTTGAAATGCAGCACATAAGGGTCGTTGGCCAAGTTGTAGACCAGCATCTGGTGATGGGCCAGCTCTGCTGGCTCCTTCGGGCGGCCCTGGGCTGCGAGGTAGGCCGGTGAAGCGGCTAGCACACGGCGCATCTGCGCCAGGCGGCGCACGGTAATACCCGAATCTCCTTCGTACTCCCGGGTTCGTATGGCCACGTCGATACCCGCTTCGATAAAGCCGGGATAGCGGTTGGCGGTCGTGATCTGCACGGCAAGCTTGGGGAAGCGCCGCCTGAACTCCGGCAAGGCGGGCGCGAGGTGGTTCATGGCAAACGAGACGGAGCTCGTGACCCGTAGCACACCGCTTGGACTGGTGGCTGCCGAATTGACTGCGGCGTCGGCTTCGGCCATCTCGGCCAGCAAGGCGCTGCAGCACTGGTGGTAGCTGCGCCCAGCCTCGGTCAGCCACATCCTGCGGGTGGTGCGCTCCACCAGCCGAGCTCCCAGTCGCTCTTCCAGGCCACTCAAGTAGCGGCTGGCTGCGGCGTTGGATAGCCCTACCTTTTCAGCAGCCCTGGACAGGTTTCCCAGTTCCGCGACTTGCACGAAGAGTTCGATCTGCGTCCAGCGATCCATATCGACCTATTTTTCCAGTAGGTGGAAATAAGATTTCTATTTTAAGCATTTTTCTTCCATTTCTAGTGCATCAGCATGGCTCCATGGCACACAACAAGGCTGCGCCAGGAGATAACAACGTGCGTAACATCAATGAAGACACCATCACCCAGGCGGTGATTGCGGCGATGGTCGACTGCAACAATCCGCGGCTGCTGACCATCATGACCAGCTTGGTGCAGCACCTGCATTCTTTCGCCCGCGAGGTGGCGCTGACCGAAGCGGAGTGGGAACAGGCGATTGGCTTTCTGACAGCGGTGGGCCACATCACCGATGACAAACGCCAGGAGTTCATCCTGCTGTCGGACACCCTGGGGCTGTCCACCCTGGTGACGGCGCAGAACAACGCCAAGCCTCCAGCCTGTACCGAGTCCACGGTGTTCGGTCCATTCTTCGTCGAGGGCGCGCCCGAACTGTCACTGGGGGCGGATATCGCTAACGGCGCCTGTGGCGAACCTTGCTACGTGAGCGGCCAGGTGCGCGGGCTGGATGGCCAACCCGTGGCCGGTGCGTTGATAGATGTGTGGCAATCGGACGAGGATGGCCACTACGACGTGCAATTACCAACGGCTTGCGGTGAGCATGAGCACCGCGCAAGGGCTCGTCTGTGCACGGATGGCGAAGGACGCTTTCATTTCCGTTCCATCCTGGCGGTGCCTTATCCCATTCCGCACGATGGGCCGGTTGGCCGCATGCTGGAGGCCCTGGGGCGCCATCCTTGGCGACCCGCCCACCTGCATTTCATGATCGTGGCGCCTGGCTACGAGCGGCTGATTACCCATGTCTTTCGTGATGGATGCACCTATCTGGATTCGGATGCCGTATTCGGTGTGCGCTCGACGCTAGTGGCCGATTGGGTTCGCCATGAGGCGGGCCCGGCGCCAGATGGCAAGCGCTCACCCGTGCCGTTCTACACCTTGCAGTACGACTTCGTGCTCAACACTGCCGCCGCGCAGGAGGATCGAGCGTGATTCGACACATCGTGATGTGGCGCCTTGCTGGCGAATCCAGTGAAGAGCAGAGGCTGGCCCGCGAGCAGGTCAAGTGCGCCTTCGAGGGGCTGCGAGGCCGTATACCTGGCTTATGCCAGATCGAGGTCGGTGTCGATCACAGTGCCGTGGACTACGCCTGCGACGTGGTGCTGGTGGCTGACTTCGAGTCCCAGCAAGCATTGGATGGCTATGCCACGCACCCCGAACATCTGCGTGTACGCCAGGAATTGGGTGCGTTGCGTACCACTCGCCATCAGGTTGATTACCTGCGTTATTGAAATTTGGAGTCGTCATGTCGCAATCATTTGTCTATCAGGCACTTCCAAGCCGTGTGGTGTTCGGTGCCGGCGCCCTTGGCCAGCTTGAGGCCGAACTGGACACGCTGGGCGCCCGGCGCGCGCTGGTGCTGTCCACCCCGGAGCAGCGTGCGGGCGCGCAGGCCATAGCCCAGCGCCTGGGCGCGCGCTCGGCAGGAGTCTTCGATCGTGCAGTGATGCACGTGCCCATCGAGACGGCCCGCGAGGCTCGCGAAGTGGCCCGCGAGCGCGATGCTGACTGTGCCATCGCCCTTGGCGGTGGCTCCACGATCGGCCTGGGCAAGGCCATCGCACTGGACAGCGGGCTACCGATTCTGGCGGTGCCGACCACCTATGCCGGTAGCGAGATGACCCCCATCTATGGCATCACCCAAGACGGTGAAAAGCGCACCGGCACCGATGCAAGGGTGCTGCCCAGGACCGTGATCTACGATCCGCAACTCACGCTCACGCTGCCGGTGGACATGTCCATTACCAGTGGCATCAACGCCATCGCCCATGCGGCGGAGGGGCTCTACGCCGCCAACGGCAACCCGGTGACCCGCCTGATGGCGCAAGAAGGCATTCGGGCATTGGCGGCTGGGCTGCCGGGTATTCGCGCCAACCCCCTGGATGTCGACGCTCGAAGCTCGGCGCTTTATGGCGCCTGGCTGTGCGGCACCGTGCTGGCCCACGGGGGCATGGCGTTGCACCACAAGTTGTGTCACACGCTCGGTGGCAGCTTCAACCTTCCACACGCTCACACCCACACCGTGGTGCTGCCTTATGTGTTGGGCTTCAACGCGCCCTTCGCTGAAGACGCCATGCGCAGTATGGCGCGGGCGCTGGGGACACCGGACAGTGCGGCGGCCGGTGCCTGGGATCTGGCCCACGCCAACGGCGCACCAACGTCGTTGCGGGAACTGGGTATGACCGAAGGCGATCTCGAGCGCGCTGCGGATATCGCCACGCAGCGGCCGTACTGGAATCCCCGCCCGGTGGACCGGGCAGCGGTCCGCGCTGTCCTGCAAGCCGCTTTCGACGGTGTCAGGCCGGCCTGATTCCGGTTGTACCTGTCTGGCGTGACCTGTTGCGCCAGCGCCCAGTTAAAGGAGAAAAATAATGTCACAACAACAAAACTCCACACCGGCTGTAGATGCTCACTACGACGTGGCTGTGATCGGCTACGGCCCCACCGGCCTGGTGGCCGCTTCGCTGCTAGGCCAGGCCGGCTACAAGGTGGTCGTGGTGG
It contains:
- a CDS encoding helix-turn-helix transcriptional regulator, which codes for MECWNPYLDTQFRFDRPGALARAGVFDPTARRVMGSAIGHYRARTVRAHVQYFDCNLQFPEPLRIHKVLPDSLCIVQVLDGQWRHRVDGQLNHYTPGAPHALGLSETMEAVDQLPAGSHACLSGLRIAGHYLRELAEEDSSLQPLLGLLDDGMCFSEFQRCQALGNLLRRLYQSPYQGALERLHQESLSLAVLVELAAHLQGQRPGPPPTVRGRLDLAHEARRLLDAQLIEPPGSQALAQQLGVGETTLRRAFAQVFGQSMLQYLRQQRMELARTLLRQGKWQVAQIAYRLGYANPANFNHAYKAHFGHPPGAERGKP
- a CDS encoding phytanoyl-CoA dioxygenase family protein: MIDREQLHQNGYQLLRQAVPAGWLDELRATFEAGVIAPQQWPVPRGHDWRHALVDLDARVQAVCRLPAVLAVAGELIGEGFFLAQVEGREPLPGGGHQVLHRDLSEQRLGDRAIALVYLDDYGPANGATRIVPGSHRPGEPLAPFDFSDESHAVQLSGAAGDILLFDADLVHGASLNPSGARRRSLLISYCAQGLYEAHLQTLGLRFVRMDTSERFEPADFV
- a CDS encoding DUF3077 domain-containing protein, with protein sequence MNSNKPIQTQGFVTFGNCPETDHSLFRVNAGVPLQQALEQASTLLYYAKKLALDAAMEEQGERYAWASHFLAEMGKAVIDDVCLGLGNGESEGVILS
- a CDS encoding radical SAM/SPASM domain-containing protein, producing the protein MDHQISIKLIPHILIEEPRISQGFALMNVFRVPLDGDLSSSIVIGKKALDDATNFSIVEPVPKVLEAPPAESLDNLYRISKTTAIPLQGPFSRRKIDGSHLWIDIENGRLVVLSDCQDEMMSNLCQGASPSSISDTYGLNSLIGLLAVAGFIRGIRGHVDKTIVDAKRFLRIHLTERCNLSCVHCYADSGPNVETNGELPPQRWIEILSEFAQLGGERVLFTGGEALAYSGCDQLLRHSKQLGLHVTLFTNGILVPKFKDAICESVDEVQVSIDGANPSSNDPIRGSGSFDKAVRAIDLLAELGVPVRVSTVAMKDNWDDIQRNYLTLVARWENLPVTFKINYGVMTHGRGEELKDELDINKTRPIIDSMMASIYPNDAARIVRSTSGCGYAEQIVVAPNGEIHPCHLLSGAIANLGQDTMGQVLNTLKKVQTEYSVDESVGCKSCDIRHLCGGTCRVENAKRTNNLRVTYCDAEEKLRKLVALKRTFT
- a CDS encoding JmjC domain-containing protein produces the protein MGEKLLLSSPMQTTIISKLLGCTVQKFLEDIWATNQCFNLSGAVDYLEVLPSLSSLDSLYFSLESAGARLGVVDGHASPSSGTSLVRSDGRVALDEVHAAYRSGKTLLLTHLQNSHIGVARLARFIESELHGAGILLRKEVGANLFLTPPFSRGFEPHYDGHDVLILQLAGKKIWNTFDQRPKIRAGMEGDQVPPDQLGQIRNTFELHQGDVLYLPRGKPHVAYTTNENSLHLTLSIVPATWSDFFAEEIKSRSDIDSRLTETSQPPILGISPSNASELRQRLGRRWLANLHSLPEVPPWTLSINHPNISVRLAKSVIAELEILPLSDTINVRLPGSTIRLGADAAETVKRILEGHVISPKNISLGGRTDDSKTRFLHQLIEIGLATPVLE
- a CDS encoding LysR family transcriptional regulator: MDRWTQIELFVQVAELGNLSRAAEKVGLSNAAASRYLSGLEERLGARLVERTTRRMWLTEAGRSYHQCCSALLAEMAEADAAVNSAATSPSGVLRVTSSVSFAMNHLAPALPEFRRRFPKLAVQITTANRYPGFIEAGIDVAIRTREYEGDSGITVRRLAQMRRVLAASPAYLAAQGRPKEPAELAHHQMLVYNLANDPYVLHFKGRQQACAVGITPVLDANEGQVIRAAALAGLGILIQPQYIIHDDIVAGRLIPVLSEWELPPLTINIAYQSRRLQPAKVKVFTEFLIERFTKLGLERKWAS
- a CDS encoding intradiol ring-cleavage dioxygenase, coding for MRNINEDTITQAVIAAMVDCNNPRLLTIMTSLVQHLHSFAREVALTEAEWEQAIGFLTAVGHITDDKRQEFILLSDTLGLSTLVTAQNNAKPPACTESTVFGPFFVEGAPELSLGADIANGACGEPCYVSGQVRGLDGQPVAGALIDVWQSDEDGHYDVQLPTACGEHEHRARARLCTDGEGRFHFRSILAVPYPIPHDGPVGRMLEALGRHPWRPAHLHFMIVAPGYERLITHVFRDGCTYLDSDAVFGVRSTLVADWVRHEAGPAPDGKRSPVPFYTLQYDFVLNTAAAQEDRA
- a CDS encoding Dabb family protein, whose protein sequence is MIRHIVMWRLAGESSEEQRLAREQVKCAFEGLRGRIPGLCQIEVGVDHSAVDYACDVVLVADFESQQALDGYATHPEHLRVRQELGALRTTRHQVDYLRY
- a CDS encoding maleylacetate reductase, which translates into the protein MSQSFVYQALPSRVVFGAGALGQLEAELDTLGARRALVLSTPEQRAGAQAIAQRLGARSAGVFDRAVMHVPIETAREAREVARERDADCAIALGGGSTIGLGKAIALDSGLPILAVPTTYAGSEMTPIYGITQDGEKRTGTDARVLPRTVIYDPQLTLTLPVDMSITSGINAIAHAAEGLYAANGNPVTRLMAQEGIRALAAGLPGIRANPLDVDARSSALYGAWLCGTVLAHGGMALHHKLCHTLGGSFNLPHAHTHTVVLPYVLGFNAPFAEDAMRSMARALGTPDSAAAGAWDLAHANGAPTSLRELGMTEGDLERAADIATQRPYWNPRPVDRAAVRAVLQAAFDGVRPA